The nucleotide sequence TCAGGGATGTGGCGCTGGTTATCAATTCCAGCCTTGAGCCCCGCGAAGTTCTGCACAAAATCACCGAGCAAACCGCTGCAACCATGGGCTGCAAGGCAAGCACAATACGCCTGCTTGACAGCACGGGCCGTTTTTTGCTGCCCAGCGCCGCTTACGGCCTTTCCTCCACCTACATGCGCAAAGGCCCTGTGGAAGTAAAACGCAGCGGTCTTGACGGCGAAGTACTCTCCGGCAAAACCATCCATCTCAAAGACGCCACCGCCGACGGACGTTTTCAGTATCCCGAGTCCGCCAAATCCGAGGGTCTGGTCTCCGTGCTTTCGTCGCCCCTTATGGCCGACGGCAAGGCCATTGGCCTTATCCGCGTGTATTCGGACGTGGAGCGCGAATTCAGCGCCGACGAAGAAACCTTTATGGAAGCCGTGGCGGCCATCTCTGCCCTGGCCATCGAGAACTCGCGCCTGCACGAAGCCCTGCGCAACAACTACGAGCTGATGGCCAAACACGCCTACTCGCTTTACGAAGACTAGGACGCGTCTTCAGACGGTTTTACCGCTTCCGGCCTGTGCTGCAGGCCTGTGCTGCAGGCCGTGCGCCGCAGACGGCGCGGCGCAACTCGCTGGCGCATCCGCAGGCCGCTCCCGCAGACAGCGCCCCATTACGCCTGAAGGTCAGTCATCCGCCATTTCCCTCTACGTTATGAGGATCTTGCATATGAACAAAATCAAAGTTGGCATTAACGGTTTCGGCCGCATCGGCCGGCAGGTTTTCCGCGCCCTGCACCAGAGCTACCGCGACCGTGTGGAAGTGGTCGCCATCAACGATCTCTTCGACGCGGAATCCAATTTTCATCTGCTGGAGTACGACTCAGTCTATGGCCGCGCCTACCTCGACGCCAAGGTCGAGGGACAGGACGCCAGCGTGGGCGACTGGAACAT is from Desulfovibrio desulfuricans and encodes:
- a CDS encoding GAF domain-containing protein translates to MAHDYFRALRDVALVINSSLEPREVLHKITEQTAATMGCKASTIRLLDSTGRFLLPSAAYGLSSTYMRKGPVEVKRSGLDGEVLSGKTIHLKDATADGRFQYPESAKSEGLVSVLSSPLMADGKAIGLIRVYSDVEREFSADEETFMEAVAAISALAIENSRLHEALRNNYELMAKHAYSLYED